One genomic region from Xenopus laevis strain J_2021 chromosome 2L, Xenopus_laevis_v10.1, whole genome shotgun sequence encodes:
- the nucks1.L gene encoding nuclear casein kinase and cyclin-dependent kinase substrate 1 L homeolog, translating into MSRPVRNRKVVDYSQFQDSDDEDYGKESAPPLKKARRSSREVKEKRRSGKNSQEDSDESEEKDTKKPKKEGDSAEEDFGSGDDLAEGDGKADSDYESPKRSKKGKKPTPDKKRASKQRKRSAQDDSDDEKHRKNVRQQRQAASKAVSKQREMLMGDGGSEDEEQEEEDEAQFLEKDSGSDEDFMVEDDDDSDYGRSKKKKKIVKKSKPERKEKRVPKPRLKATVTPSPVKAKGKSRPAASKAPKEKSPSPKAEEEEEEDEEPVTPPPEKKSTSSPQEKSGDDVSDEEAQSTED; encoded by the exons GAACAGAAAAGTCGTTGATTACTCTCAGTTTCAAGATTCAGATG ATGAAGACTATGGAAAAGAGTCTGCTCCACCTTTGAAGAAAGCACGTAGATCTTCTAGAGAAGTAAAGGAAAAAAGGAGGTCTGGGAAAAATTCACAAGAAGACAG TGATGAATCTGAAGAAAAGGATACAAAGAAACCCAAAAAGGAAGGAGATTCTGCAG AGGAAGACTTTGGCAGTGGAGATGACTTGGCAGAGGGAGATGGAAAGGCAGACAGTGATTATGAAAGTCCAAAACGgagcaaaaaaggcaaaaaacctaCCCCTGACAAGAAGAGAGCCTCCAAACAAAGAAAGAGATCTGCACAAG ATGACAGTGACGATGAAAAGCATCGCAAAAATGTCAGACAGCAGAGGCAAGCAGCATCAAAAGCTGTGTCTAAACAAAGGGAGATGTTAATGGGAGATGGAGGCAGTGAAGATGAAGAACAAGAGGAGGAAGATGAAGCACAATTTTTGGAAA aggattctgggagtgaTGAAGATTTCATGGTAGAAGATGATGATGACAGTGATTATGGCCGatccaagaagaagaaaaagattgTTAAAAAATCTAAaccagaaagaaaagaaaagagagtaCCTAAGCCCAGACTAAAAGCTACAG TAACACCCAGTCCAGTAAAGGCCAAAGGAAAAAGTCGTCCTGCTGCTTCTAAGGCTCCTAAGGAAAAATCTCCATCTCCcaaagcagaggaggaggaagaggaggatgaaGAGCCAGTGACCCCGCCACCAGAGAAGAAGTCTACCAGTTCACCACAGGAAAAATCTGGAGATGATGTGTCTGATGAAGAAGCTCAGTCCACAGAAGACTAG